A genomic window from Bradyrhizobium lupini includes:
- a CDS encoding 2-isopropylmalate synthase has translation MAPVNKSDKDRVIIFDTTLRDGEQCPGATMTFEEKLEVAEMLDDMGVDVIEAGFPITSEGDFQAVSEIARRSKNAVIAGLSRAHPADIDRCAEAVKFAKRGRVHTVIATSPLHMRVKLNKTPEQVLETSVAMVARARNQIDDVEWSAEDGTRSEMDYLCRIVEAVIKAGATTVNIPDTVGYTTPDEYTHFMKTLIERVPNSDKAVFSVHCHNDLGMAVANSLAGVIGGARQVECTINGIGERAGNAALEEIVMAINVRNDKFPFWNKIDTTQLTRASKVVSAATSFPVQYNKAIVGRNAFAHESGIHQDGVLKDASTYEIMRPEMVGLKQSSLVLGKHSGRHAFVHKLEEMGYKLGPNQLEDAFTRMKALADRKKDIYDEDIEALVDEEMAASHDRIKLTSLTVIAGTHGPQRATMKLDVDGQIKIEEAEGNGPVDAVFNCIKRLVPHEAKLELYQVHAVTQGTDAQAEVSVRLSHEGRAMTARAADPDTLVASAKAYLGALNKIVMKRQRDTVTTAAAS, from the coding sequence ATGGCCCCCGTGAACAAGTCCGATAAGGACCGCGTCATCATTTTCGACACCACCCTGCGCGACGGCGAGCAGTGCCCCGGCGCCACCATGACCTTCGAGGAGAAGCTCGAGGTCGCCGAGATGCTGGACGATATGGGCGTCGACGTCATCGAGGCCGGCTTCCCCATTACCTCGGAAGGCGACTTCCAGGCGGTCAGCGAGATCGCCCGCCGCTCCAAGAACGCCGTCATCGCCGGTCTGTCGCGTGCCCATCCGGCCGACATCGACCGCTGCGCAGAAGCGGTGAAATTCGCCAAGCGTGGCCGCGTCCACACCGTGATCGCGACGTCGCCGCTGCATATGCGGGTGAAGCTGAACAAGACCCCGGAGCAGGTGCTCGAGACCTCGGTGGCCATGGTCGCGCGCGCCCGCAACCAGATCGACGACGTCGAATGGTCGGCCGAAGACGGCACCCGCAGCGAGATGGACTATCTGTGCCGCATCGTCGAAGCCGTCATCAAGGCTGGCGCCACCACGGTGAACATTCCTGATACCGTCGGTTACACCACGCCCGACGAATACACCCACTTCATGAAGACGCTGATCGAGCGCGTGCCGAACTCGGACAAGGCGGTGTTCTCCGTGCACTGCCATAACGACCTCGGCATGGCGGTGGCGAACTCGCTGGCAGGCGTCATTGGCGGCGCGCGCCAGGTCGAGTGCACCATCAACGGCATCGGCGAGCGTGCCGGCAACGCCGCGCTGGAAGAGATCGTGATGGCGATCAACGTGCGCAACGACAAATTCCCTTTCTGGAATAAGATCGACACGACGCAGCTGACCCGCGCCTCGAAGGTGGTGTCGGCGGCGACCTCGTTCCCGGTGCAGTACAACAAGGCCATCGTCGGCCGCAACGCGTTCGCGCATGAGAGCGGCATCCATCAGGATGGCGTGCTGAAGGACGCTTCCACTTACGAGATCATGCGGCCCGAGATGGTCGGCCTCAAGCAGTCCTCGCTGGTGCTGGGCAAGCATTCCGGCCGCCACGCCTTCGTGCACAAGCTGGAGGAGATGGGCTACAAGCTCGGTCCGAACCAGCTGGAAGATGCGTTCACGCGGATGAAGGCGCTGGCCGACCGCAAGAAGGACATCTACGACGAGGACATCGAGGCGCTGGTCGACGAGGAGATGGCGGCTTCGCACGACCGCATCAAGCTGACCTCGCTGACCGTGATCGCCGGTACCCATGGCCCGCAGCGCGCGACGATGAAGCTCGATGTCGACGGCCAGATCAAGATCGAGGAGGCCGAAGGCAACGGGCCGGTCGATGCCGTGTTCAACTGCATCAAGCGCCTGGTGCCGCACGAAGCCAAGCTCGAGCTGTACCAGGTCCACGCCGTGACCCAAGGCACCGACGCGCAGGCCGAAGTCTCGGTGCGGCTGTCGCACGAGGGACGCGCGATGACCGCGCGCGCGGCGGATCCGGATACGCTGGTGGCCTCAGCAAAGGCCTATCTCGGCGCGCTCAACAAGATCGTCATGAAACGCCAGCGCGACACCGTAACGACCGCGGCGGCGAGCTGA
- a CDS encoding ABC transporter substrate-binding protein → MKKPLSVALRIALGTAAAAVLMSSGAALAADPIRIGVIAEAQAIAGASIPQAAQLAADEINANGGVDGRKIEIVSYDNHSSSADSVRAFQRAVNEDKVNAVIASYISEVVLALEPWASRLKTPFVTPGAASNEISKSVHADYEKNKYTFHGYLTSAALALSVCDGAKDLLVDKMHMKTAVIMSEDAAWTKPLDIGYEECLPKIGLKVLDHIRFSPDTTDFTPIFNKIEGSKPDVIITGISHVGVQPTVQWKNQQVPIPMFGISSQATNETFGKDTNQAAEGVLYQGVSGPGVAVTPKSVPFAEAFKKKFGNYPSYAGYTAYDEVYYIANAVKRAGSTDADKLVAALETTDWEGTIGRVQFYGKDDPFTHSIKYGKGLITGLMLQWQDGKQSAVWPKEVAKVDVKFPSFIKLSN, encoded by the coding sequence ATGAAGAAACCGCTCTCTGTTGCGTTGCGAATAGCACTCGGTACCGCCGCGGCCGCTGTGTTGATGAGCTCAGGCGCGGCGCTTGCGGCCGACCCGATCAGGATCGGCGTGATCGCGGAAGCGCAGGCGATTGCCGGCGCCTCCATCCCCCAGGCGGCACAGCTCGCCGCCGACGAGATCAACGCCAATGGCGGCGTCGACGGCCGCAAGATCGAGATCGTCTCTTACGACAATCATTCCTCCTCGGCAGATTCAGTGCGCGCCTTCCAGCGCGCGGTGAACGAGGACAAGGTCAATGCGGTCATCGCCAGCTACATCAGCGAAGTCGTGCTGGCACTGGAGCCCTGGGCCTCGCGGCTGAAGACGCCGTTCGTCACGCCCGGTGCCGCCTCCAACGAGATCAGCAAGAGCGTCCATGCCGACTACGAGAAGAACAAGTACACCTTCCACGGCTATCTGACCTCCGCCGCGCTGGCGCTTTCCGTCTGCGACGGCGCCAAGGACCTGCTCGTCGACAAGATGCACATGAAGACCGCGGTCATCATGAGCGAGGACGCCGCCTGGACCAAGCCGCTCGACATCGGCTACGAGGAATGCCTGCCCAAGATCGGGCTGAAGGTGCTCGACCACATCCGCTTCTCGCCCGATACCACCGACTTCACGCCGATCTTCAACAAGATCGAAGGCTCCAAGCCCGACGTGATCATCACCGGGATCTCCCATGTCGGCGTGCAGCCGACGGTGCAGTGGAAGAACCAGCAGGTGCCGATCCCGATGTTCGGCATCTCCTCGCAGGCCACCAACGAGACCTTCGGCAAGGACACCAATCAGGCGGCCGAGGGCGTACTCTACCAGGGCGTCTCCGGCCCAGGCGTCGCGGTGACGCCGAAATCAGTGCCGTTCGCCGAAGCCTTCAAGAAGAAGTTCGGCAACTATCCCTCCTATGCCGGCTACACCGCCTATGACGAGGTCTACTACATCGCCAATGCGGTGAAGCGCGCGGGCTCGACCGACGCCGACAAGCTGGTCGCCGCTCTGGAGACGACCGACTGGGAAGGCACGATCGGCCGTGTCCAGTTCTACGGCAAGGACGATCCGTTCACGCACTCGATCAAATACGGCAAGGGCCTGATCACCGGGCTGATGCTGCAATGGCAGGACGGCAAGCAGAGCGCGGTCTGGCCCAAGGAAGTCGCCAAGGTCGACGTCAAGTTCCCGAGCTTCATCAAGCTCTCGAACTAG
- a CDS encoding branched-chain amino acid ABC transporter permease, translating into MRAFQILIDGFAISALYALGATGFTLIFGVSGVLNLSHGAIMVAAAVAAWAAASILNVGTYAGALIGVGVALLTSFATYFAVVKPIQDSRRIPNEEKEIFVLTGTLLWGIMIQEVIAYLFTNNAKTVLPIVEGVVEILGVRTPRNEIFTAIVCCFVIALLWLLVNRTRTGKAVLAASMNPRGVTLLGLELTNIYVVVWAIYGILAGIAGVLLGMFLGVSSYSVGPLTASAFSIVVLGGLGSVSGSLIAAFVVGYLETLTAYLVSPAYRTIPALLLLVFVMYIRPQGLLGRR; encoded by the coding sequence ATGCGTGCTTTCCAGATTCTGATCGATGGCTTTGCCATCAGCGCTCTCTATGCTCTCGGTGCCACCGGCTTCACGCTGATCTTCGGCGTCTCCGGCGTCCTCAACCTCTCCCACGGGGCCATCATGGTGGCGGCAGCGGTGGCGGCCTGGGCTGCCGCCAGCATCCTGAATGTCGGCACCTATGCCGGCGCACTGATCGGCGTCGGTGTCGCCCTCCTTACATCCTTTGCGACCTATTTCGCGGTGGTGAAGCCGATCCAGGATTCCCGGCGCATCCCGAATGAAGAGAAGGAGATCTTCGTCCTCACCGGCACGCTGCTATGGGGGATCATGATCCAGGAGGTGATCGCTTATTTGTTCACCAACAACGCCAAGACCGTGCTGCCGATCGTCGAGGGCGTGGTCGAGATTCTCGGCGTCCGCACGCCCAGGAACGAGATCTTTACCGCGATCGTGTGCTGCTTCGTCATCGCTCTGTTGTGGCTCCTGGTGAACCGCACCCGCACCGGTAAGGCGGTGCTGGCGGCCTCGATGAACCCACGCGGCGTCACCCTGCTCGGCCTCGAGCTCACCAACATCTACGTCGTGGTGTGGGCGATCTACGGCATCCTCGCCGGCATCGCCGGCGTGCTGCTCGGAATGTTTCTCGGCGTCAGCTCCTACAGCGTCGGACCGCTGACCGCGAGCGCGTTCTCGATCGTCGTGCTCGGCGGCCTCGGCAGCGTCTCCGGCTCGCTGATCGCAGCCTTCGTGGTCGGCTATCTCGAAACGCTCACGGCCTATCTGGTCTCGCCGGCCTACCGCACCATTCCGGCGCTGCTGCTGCTCGTGTTCGTGATGTACATCCGGCCCCAGGGCCTTCTGGGGAGGCGCTGA
- a CDS encoding TRAP transporter substrate-binding protein — MRTFAIAASIAVLALGLTGPASAQSPIIIKFSHVVATDTPKGKASEKFKELAEKYTGGKVKVEIYPNSTLYKDKEELEALQLGSVQMLAPSNSKFGPLGIREFEVFDLPYILPDLKTLRKVTEGPLGARLLKLLEPKGITGLAYWDNGFKQMSANKKLVTPADYQGVKFRIQSSRVLQAQFKALGSLPQVMAFGEVYQALQTGVVDGQENTWSNIYTQKMHEVQKYITESNHGYIGYVVIVNKKFWDDLPADIRDQLTKAMKEATDFNNTQSQKENEDALAEIRKSGKSEIIKLTPEQDEAMRKAMEPVYKDAAGRVGQPLIDEFQKEAKSTTN, encoded by the coding sequence ATGCGCACCTTCGCGATCGCTGCGTCCATCGCGGTCCTGGCACTTGGCTTGACCGGGCCGGCATCGGCCCAGTCGCCCATCATCATCAAGTTCAGCCACGTGGTGGCCACCGACACGCCGAAGGGCAAGGCGTCGGAGAAATTCAAGGAGCTCGCCGAGAAGTACACCGGCGGCAAGGTCAAGGTCGAGATCTACCCGAACTCGACGCTTTACAAGGACAAGGAAGAACTCGAGGCGCTCCAGCTCGGCAGCGTGCAGATGCTGGCGCCGTCCAATTCCAAGTTCGGCCCGCTCGGCATCCGCGAGTTCGAGGTATTCGATCTCCCCTACATCCTGCCTGATCTGAAGACGCTGCGGAAGGTGACGGAAGGTCCGCTCGGTGCCAGGCTGCTCAAGCTGCTCGAACCGAAGGGCATCACCGGCCTCGCCTATTGGGACAACGGCTTCAAGCAGATGAGCGCCAACAAGAAGCTGGTGACGCCGGCCGACTATCAGGGCGTCAAGTTCCGCATCCAGTCCTCGCGCGTGCTCCAGGCCCAGTTCAAGGCGCTCGGCTCGCTGCCGCAGGTGATGGCGTTCGGCGAAGTCTACCAGGCGCTGCAGACCGGCGTCGTCGACGGGCAGGAGAACACCTGGTCGAACATCTATACCCAGAAGATGCACGAGGTGCAGAAGTACATCACCGAGAGCAACCACGGCTACATCGGCTACGTCGTGATCGTGAACAAGAAGTTCTGGGACGATTTGCCGGCCGACATCCGCGACCAGCTGACGAAGGCGATGAAGGAAGCGACCGACTTCAACAATACGCAGTCGCAGAAGGAGAACGAGGACGCGCTCGCCGAGATCAGGAAGAGCGGCAAGAGCGAGATCATCAAGCTCACGCCGGAGCAGGACGAGGCGATGCGCAAGGCCATGGAGCCGGTCTACAAGGACGCCGCAGGCCGCGTCGGCCAGCCGCTGATCGACGAATTCCAGAAGGAAGCGAAGAGCACGACGAACTGA
- a CDS encoding tyrosine-type recombinase/integrase, whose amino-acid sequence MRVVLKGIHKVKRRLANGETKVHCYAWRGGPAIHAQPGAPDFVREYHDAHASLRQPRAGTFMTIVAQYKAAPEFTGLAASTRRAYLAYIKLIEDEFGDLPVAALADRRVRGEFKAWRDLFAETPRKADYAWTTLARIMSFAKDRGIIATNPCERGGRLYVADRRDKIWTEQDIAAVLAIAFSEIQPALVLALWIGQRQGDLLRLPWSAYENPYIRLRQSKGGRRVAMPAGAPLRTLLDITERRGPLILTNTLGRPWTSDGFRTSWGRACERASIGELTFHDLRGTAVVRLAIAGASVPQIAAVTGHSLKDVEAILDAHYLGRDIQLAEAAVVKLEARTKL is encoded by the coding sequence GTGCGCGTCGTTCTGAAAGGAATTCATAAGGTCAAGAGACGGCTCGCAAATGGCGAGACGAAAGTACATTGCTACGCATGGCGTGGGGGCCCCGCCATCCATGCGCAGCCCGGTGCGCCAGACTTCGTTCGAGAGTATCACGATGCGCATGCGAGCCTTCGGCAGCCCCGCGCCGGCACCTTCATGACGATCGTTGCGCAGTACAAGGCCGCACCAGAGTTCACCGGACTAGCGGCATCGACCCGTCGTGCGTACCTCGCCTACATTAAGCTGATCGAAGATGAATTCGGCGACCTGCCGGTGGCAGCTCTGGCCGATCGTCGAGTGCGTGGTGAGTTCAAGGCCTGGCGCGACCTGTTCGCCGAGACACCACGTAAGGCGGACTACGCCTGGACCACGTTGGCGCGGATCATGTCGTTCGCAAAAGACCGCGGCATCATCGCGACCAACCCATGCGAGCGCGGGGGCCGCCTCTACGTAGCAGACCGCAGAGACAAGATTTGGACCGAGCAGGACATCGCAGCGGTTCTTGCGATCGCCTTTAGCGAGATCCAGCCCGCCTTAGTCCTGGCGTTGTGGATTGGCCAGCGCCAAGGCGACTTGCTGCGACTGCCCTGGTCCGCCTACGAGAACCCCTACATTCGCCTGCGCCAGTCTAAAGGCGGGCGGCGCGTCGCGATGCCAGCCGGCGCGCCTTTGCGAACCCTTCTCGATATCACCGAGCGCCGAGGCCCCCTGATCCTGACCAACACGCTCGGTCGGCCATGGACGTCGGACGGCTTTCGCACGTCCTGGGGAAGGGCATGTGAGCGCGCCAGTATCGGTGAACTGACCTTTCACGACCTGCGCGGCACGGCAGTGGTGCGCCTCGCAATCGCAGGCGCCAGCGTGCCACAGATCGCAGCCGTCACAGGTCATTCGTTGAAAGACGTCGAGGCCATTCTCGATGCGCACTACCTCGGTCGCGACATTCAGCTCGCTGAAGCTGCGGTGGTGAAGCTCGAAGCGAGAACAAAACTGTAA
- a CDS encoding SMP-30/gluconolactonase/LRE family protein, giving the protein MTRQKQRDQDAALSRRTLVQGFALGAATFAGAGSALAQTGPAAPPTTITTPPRDFGPNGAPTTYFWDPDVVTVDPSFNDLAQPNTAIKRLYTGLLWAEGPAWSAQGRYLLWSDIPNNRQMRWSEDDGRVSVFRSPSNNSNGNSFDFQGRQLSCEHLTRRVTRYEHDGTATVLCDNYNGKKLNSPNDVVAHPDGSYWFTDPPYGGQLYEGEPDAAGGPSNSGGKLNPRIGQPAGFAPGKRELPTNCYRIDPSGRVDLVVTEEQVPDPNGLCFSPDFKKLYVVSTGKGPGDTGPGGKGEIFVFDVGSDNKLTNHKRFSECVIDGVKCGPDGVRCDVNGNVWASSNAGRAVGYSGVTTWSPEGKLLGRIRLPEVCGNICFGGPKRNRLFMAASQSLYAVYTATQGAGPG; this is encoded by the coding sequence ATGACACGCCAAAAGCAGCGTGACCAGGATGCTGCGCTTTCACGACGAACGCTCGTTCAGGGGTTTGCGCTCGGCGCCGCCACTTTTGCCGGCGCCGGCTCCGCGCTGGCCCAGACCGGACCAGCCGCGCCGCCGACGACGATTACCACCCCGCCACGCGATTTCGGTCCCAACGGCGCGCCGACCACCTATTTCTGGGACCCAGATGTCGTCACAGTCGATCCGTCCTTCAACGATCTCGCGCAGCCCAACACGGCGATCAAGCGTCTCTATACGGGTTTGCTGTGGGCTGAAGGCCCGGCGTGGAGTGCACAGGGCCGCTATCTGCTCTGGAGCGACATTCCCAACAACAGGCAGATGCGCTGGAGCGAAGACGACGGTCGCGTCAGCGTATTCCGCTCGCCGTCCAACAACTCCAACGGCAACTCGTTCGACTTCCAGGGCCGTCAACTCTCTTGCGAACATTTGACCCGGCGGGTGACGCGTTATGAACATGACGGCACCGCGACCGTGCTTTGCGACAACTACAACGGCAAGAAGCTGAACTCGCCGAACGATGTCGTCGCCCATCCTGACGGCAGCTACTGGTTTACCGATCCGCCCTACGGCGGCCAGCTCTACGAAGGTGAGCCCGATGCCGCGGGCGGTCCGAGCAATTCCGGCGGCAAGCTCAATCCGCGCATTGGACAGCCGGCCGGCTTCGCACCGGGCAAGCGCGAGCTGCCGACCAATTGCTATCGCATCGATCCTAGCGGCCGTGTCGACCTCGTCGTCACGGAGGAGCAGGTGCCCGACCCGAACGGGCTGTGCTTCTCCCCGGACTTCAAGAAGCTCTACGTCGTATCAACCGGCAAAGGCCCCGGCGACACCGGCCCCGGCGGCAAGGGTGAGATTTTCGTTTTCGACGTCGGCAGCGACAACAAGCTCACCAACCACAAGCGGTTCAGCGAGTGTGTGATCGACGGCGTGAAGTGCGGGCCGGACGGCGTGCGCTGCGACGTCAACGGTAATGTCTGGGCCTCCAGCAATGCCGGCCGCGCCGTCGGCTACAGCGGCGTGACGACGTGGTCGCCGGAGGGCAAGCTGCTCGGCCGCATCCGGTTGCCCGAAGTGTGCGGCAACATCTGCTTCGGCGGCCCCAAGCGCAATCGCCTGTTCATGGCGGCAAGCCAATCGCTCTATGCGGTGTACACGGCCACGCAAGGCGCCGGACCGGGCTGA
- a CDS encoding FAD-dependent oxidoreductase: MRVVICGGGVIGACTAWFLRRRGIDVIVVERADVAAAASGKAGGFLARDWCEGSPLDALARRSFAIHAQLPEQIAGDWGYRPMTAYSGFVAADGHPRRDAPSALGWLSNGVIIAQRIGTMETAAIVHPKNSP; encoded by the coding sequence ATGCGCGTTGTGATCTGCGGCGGCGGCGTCATCGGCGCCTGCACCGCCTGGTTTCTCCGCCGCCGCGGCATCGACGTCATCGTCGTGGAGCGCGCAGACGTCGCGGCCGCAGCATCAGGCAAGGCGGGCGGCTTCCTCGCGCGCGACTGGTGCGAGGGCTCGCCGCTCGATGCGCTGGCGCGACGGAGCTTTGCGATCCATGCGCAGCTGCCGGAACAGATCGCAGGCGATTGGGGCTATCGCCCGATGACCGCTTATAGCGGCTTCGTTGCCGCCGATGGCCACCCGCGCCGGGATGCACCGTCCGCGCTCGGCTGGCTCAGCAACGGCGTCATCATCGCCCAGCGCATCGGCACGATGGAGACCGCCGCGATCGTTCACCCCAAAAATTCACCGTAG
- a CDS encoding adenylate/guanylate cyclase domain-containing protein, translating to MAGIAEWLASIGLGEYAERFRENAIDLSVVRDLTEQDLKDLGVLLGHRRKMLRAIVELQREVLRTPQAGAKPASTDHAGRRQLTIMFCDLVGSSALSARLDLEDLRAVMGTYHRCIAEVVARNEGVIARYMGDGVLAYFGYPQAHEDDAEQATRAGLALVDAVASLRTEPATELQVRVGIATGMVVVGDLTGEGSAQEQTVIGETPNLAARLQTFANPGTVLISESTHRLTDGHFEFRNLGPVALKGWAEPMPAWQVLGTTEVESRFEAQHKSRLAPPIGRDEEIEMLLRRWQHARRSEGCAVMLTGEPGIGKSHIALALEERLQGEPHITVRQFCSAHHTNSALYPFTRQLERAARFERGDPPAEKFAKLEALLVRADADRVLLPLANLLSLPPSNRYRMPELSPQKRKELTLAAFLSQLTGLAARQPVFVIVEDVHWADPTSLELLTMTLEHLPRLRGLLLITARPEFTPPWPGHAHVTTISLTRLNRRNGAALIERVTAGKTLPEEVMDQILARTDGVPLFVEELTKTVLETGLLNEQDDHYVLNRPLPRWRFQRVCTHR from the coding sequence ATGGCAGGTATTGCAGAGTGGCTAGCATCGATCGGTTTGGGCGAGTACGCCGAGCGATTCCGCGAAAACGCCATCGACCTCTCGGTCGTTCGCGATCTCACGGAGCAGGATTTAAAGGATTTGGGCGTCCTGCTTGGGCATCGCCGCAAGATGCTGCGCGCGATCGTAGAACTTCAGAGAGAGGTCCTGCGAACGCCTCAAGCGGGCGCTAAGCCGGCCTCGACGGATCACGCCGGCCGGCGTCAGCTTACAATCATGTTTTGCGATTTGGTCGGCTCGTCGGCACTTTCGGCCCGCCTTGATCTGGAGGACCTGCGGGCCGTAATGGGCACCTATCACCGCTGCATCGCAGAGGTTGTTGCCAGGAATGAAGGGGTTATCGCGCGGTACATGGGAGATGGCGTGCTCGCCTATTTCGGTTATCCCCAGGCCCACGAGGATGATGCCGAACAAGCGACACGCGCCGGGCTGGCGCTGGTCGATGCCGTAGCTAGCCTCCGGACAGAACCCGCCACCGAGCTGCAGGTTCGCGTTGGCATCGCTACCGGTATGGTGGTCGTGGGCGATTTGACCGGCGAAGGTTCAGCTCAAGAGCAGACGGTCATTGGCGAGACGCCAAACTTGGCTGCGCGCCTGCAGACCTTCGCCAATCCCGGTACCGTGCTGATTTCCGAAAGTACGCACCGGCTCACTGATGGGCATTTCGAGTTCCGCAATCTCGGCCCTGTCGCGCTTAAAGGATGGGCCGAGCCAATGCCAGCCTGGCAGGTACTGGGAACAACCGAAGTGGAAAGCCGCTTCGAGGCACAGCACAAATCTCGATTGGCGCCGCCAATCGGGCGTGACGAGGAAATCGAGATGCTCTTGCGTCGCTGGCAGCACGCCAGGCGTAGCGAAGGTTGCGCGGTGATGCTCACCGGAGAGCCCGGTATCGGCAAGTCGCACATTGCGCTGGCGCTTGAGGAGCGGCTCCAAGGCGAACCGCATATAACGGTGCGCCAGTTCTGCTCGGCGCACCACACCAACAGTGCGCTGTATCCTTTCACCCGCCAGCTCGAACGCGCTGCCCGGTTCGAGCGGGGCGACCCGCCCGCAGAGAAGTTCGCTAAGCTCGAGGCTCTGCTCGTGCGGGCTGATGCCGACCGCGTGTTGCTACCTCTGGCCAACCTTCTGTCCCTTCCACCGAGTAACCGCTACCGTATGCCAGAGCTGAGCCCGCAGAAGCGCAAGGAGCTAACGTTAGCGGCGTTTTTGTCCCAGCTAACTGGCTTGGCCGCAAGACAGCCGGTGTTCGTCATTGTAGAGGATGTCCATTGGGCAGATCCGACGTCGCTGGAGCTGCTCACGATGACCTTGGAACACCTACCCCGGCTTCGGGGGCTGCTGCTCATCACGGCGAGGCCAGAGTTCACTCCGCCGTGGCCAGGTCATGCGCATGTGACGACGATCTCGCTCACGCGGCTGAACCGACGCAACGGGGCGGCGTTAATCGAGCGCGTCACCGCTGGCAAGACGCTCCCGGAAGAGGTAATGGACCAGATCCTCGCCCGCACCGATGGCGTGCCCCTATTCGTGGAGGAACTGACCAAGACGGTGCTCGAAACCGGGCTATTAAATGAACAGGACGATCACTACGTCCTCAACCGTCCTCTCCCCCGATGGCGATTCCAACGAGTTTGCACGCATCGCTGA
- a CDS encoding Spy/CpxP family protein refolding chaperone, giving the protein MRKFTIAAIAVLSIAGSGAVYAQYHRPWLHEHMRHIRMNPEDRAAMADARIAAVHAGLKLNADQEKLWPPVEAAVRDFAKLRIDRANARMNAGAGDAGKDANKDAVRPEDPVARLRQRAEDMGATSAALKKIADAADPLYKTLDEGQKRRLAVLTRHRGPFGGGEDGQRRHFMERGMDRMMERGMDHFHRDRFDRDDGPDRDRESRL; this is encoded by the coding sequence ATGAGGAAATTCACCATCGCCGCCATCGCCGTGCTCAGCATCGCCGGCTCGGGCGCGGTCTATGCCCAGTATCATCGCCCGTGGCTGCACGAGCACATGCGCCACATCCGCATGAACCCGGAAGACCGCGCCGCCATGGCCGACGCGCGGATCGCTGCCGTCCATGCCGGGCTGAAGCTCAACGCCGACCAGGAAAAGCTGTGGCCGCCGGTCGAGGCCGCCGTGCGCGACTTCGCCAAGCTGCGCATCGACCGCGCCAATGCGCGGATGAATGCCGGCGCCGGCGATGCCGGCAAGGACGCTAACAAGGACGCCGTCAGGCCGGAGGATCCGGTCGCCCGCCTGCGTCAGCGCGCCGAGGACATGGGGGCAACGTCGGCGGCCCTGAAGAAGATCGCCGATGCCGCCGATCCGCTCTACAAGACCCTCGACGAGGGCCAGAAGCGGCGCCTCGCCGTGCTGACCCGCCACCGCGGCCCGTTCGGTGGCGGCGAAGACGGCCAGCGCCGCCACTTCATGGAACGTGGCATGGACCGCATGATGGAGCGCGGCATGGACCACTTCCACCGTGACCGTTTCGACCGCGACGATGGCCCGGACCGGGACCGCGAGAGCCGGCTCTGA
- a CDS encoding NAD(P)/FAD-dependent oxidoreductase, producing MNAALAEGAEFRPGQVTGIMRDANGTTATGVEVDGGIVEADAVAIAMGPWSLLAAQWMSLPAVYGQRSPSIVYDTGTDAPADALFLEYEENGSAVSIEVFPRADGSTHITALSDIAPLPLDPAAVTPDHDAIARLQTMSERLSPLFRSERIIARQACFRPVTQDGLPLIGKVPQSEGLYVATGHNVWGILNAPATGEAMAQLIAEGATRNVDISPFDPARLAPLDPSLLQAR from the coding sequence ATGAACGCGGCGCTCGCGGAAGGCGCCGAGTTTCGTCCCGGCCAGGTGACCGGCATCATGCGCGATGCGAACGGCACCACCGCGACGGGCGTCGAGGTCGACGGCGGCATCGTCGAGGCGGACGCCGTCGCGATCGCGATGGGACCATGGTCGCTGCTCGCGGCGCAATGGATGAGCCTGCCCGCCGTCTACGGCCAGCGCAGCCCGAGCATCGTGTACGACACCGGCACGGATGCGCCGGCCGATGCGCTGTTCCTGGAGTATGAAGAGAATGGCAGTGCCGTGTCGATCGAGGTCTTCCCTCGCGCCGACGGCAGCACGCATATCACCGCTCTCTCCGACATCGCGCCGCTTCCGCTGGATCCGGCTGCCGTGACGCCGGACCACGACGCGATCGCGCGCCTGCAAACCATGTCCGAGCGGCTGTCGCCCCTGTTCCGCTCCGAGAGGATCATTGCGCGGCAAGCCTGCTTCCGGCCGGTGACACAGGACGGCCTGCCGCTGATCGGCAAGGTGCCGCAAAGTGAAGGTCTGTATGTTGCGACCGGGCACAATGTATGGGGCATCCTGAATGCGCCCGCCACGGGCGAGGCCATGGCGCAATTGATCGCGGAAGGTGCGACGCGCAACGTCGACATCTCGCCATTCGATCCGGCCCGGCTCGCGCCGCTCGATCCATCGCTGCTGCAAGCGCGCTGA